In the Streptomyces formicae genome, one interval contains:
- the mca gene encoding mycothiol conjugate amidase Mca, producing the protein MTEQLRLMAVHAHPDDESSKGAATMAKYVSEGVDVHVVTCTGGERGDILNPKLQGDTYIQENIHEVRRKEMDEAREILGVKQDWLGFVDSGLPEGDPLPPLPEGCFALEDVDKAAGALVRQIRSFRPQVITTYDENGGYPHPDHIMTHKISMVAFDGAADAEKYPESEFGPVFQPQKLYYNQGFNRPRTEALHHAMIDRGLESPYGDWLKRWDEFERVERTLTTHVPCGDFFEIRDKALIAHATQIDPDGGWFRVPMELQKEVWPTEEYELAKSLVDTSLPEDDLFAGIRDNA; encoded by the coding sequence TTGACTGAGCAGCTGCGACTGATGGCCGTGCACGCCCACCCCGACGACGAGTCGAGCAAGGGCGCGGCCACGATGGCCAAGTACGTGTCCGAGGGGGTGGACGTGCACGTCGTGACCTGCACGGGCGGGGAGCGCGGCGACATCCTCAACCCCAAGCTCCAGGGCGACACGTACATCCAGGAGAACATCCACGAGGTGCGCAGGAAGGAGATGGACGAGGCGCGCGAGATCCTGGGCGTCAAGCAGGACTGGCTCGGCTTCGTCGACTCCGGCCTGCCCGAGGGCGACCCGCTGCCGCCGCTGCCCGAGGGCTGCTTCGCCCTGGAGGACGTCGACAAGGCGGCCGGCGCGCTGGTCCGGCAGATCCGCTCGTTCCGTCCGCAGGTCATCACGACGTACGACGAGAACGGCGGGTACCCGCACCCCGACCACATCATGACCCACAAGATCTCGATGGTGGCCTTCGACGGCGCCGCCGACGCCGAGAAGTACCCGGAGTCGGAGTTCGGCCCGGTCTTCCAGCCGCAGAAGCTCTACTACAACCAGGGCTTCAACCGGCCGCGCACCGAGGCGCTGCACCACGCGATGATCGACCGGGGCCTGGAGTCGCCCTACGGGGACTGGCTCAAGCGCTGGGACGAGTTCGAGCGGGTCGAGCGCACGCTGACCACGCACGTGCCGTGCGGCGACTTCTTCGAGATCCGCGACAAGGCCCTGATCGCGCACGCCACGCAGATCGACCCCGACGGCGGCTGGTTCCGCGTCCCGATGGAGCTCCAGAAGGAGGTCTGGCCCACGGAGGAGTACGAGCTCGCGAAGTCGCTCGTCGATACTTCCCTCCCCGAGGACGACCTCTTTGCGGGCATCCGCGACAATGCCTAG
- a CDS encoding DinB family protein, which produces MGWLDVQRHVLHQKCAGLSHEDAHRSLIPTSPAMTMAGLVSHLRWAEHLWLEVLFLGGDEKQNPSFDESREDADWYTDGRPLAELLAEYEAQCARSNEVVAAASLDDTGRHTGFDSGGASLRWMLTHLVEETARHAGHADLVRELLDGTKGYY; this is translated from the coding sequence ATCGGCTGGTTGGACGTGCAGCGGCATGTCCTGCACCAGAAATGTGCGGGGCTGAGCCACGAGGACGCGCACCGCTCGCTCATCCCGACCTCACCGGCCATGACGATGGCCGGTCTCGTCTCCCATCTGCGCTGGGCCGAACACCTGTGGCTGGAGGTGCTGTTCCTCGGCGGCGACGAGAAGCAGAACCCGTCGTTCGACGAGTCGCGCGAGGACGCCGACTGGTACACCGACGGCCGCCCTCTCGCCGAGCTCCTCGCGGAGTACGAGGCCCAGTGCGCCCGCAGCAACGAGGTCGTCGCCGCGGCGTCCCTGGACGACACGGGCCGCCACACCGGATTCGACTCCGGTGGCGCCAGCCTGCGCTGGATGCTGACCCATCTCGTCGAGGAGACGGCACGGCACGCGGGGCACGCGGACCTCGTCCGTGAACTTCTCGACGGCACGAAGGGGTACTACTGA
- the greA gene encoding transcription elongation factor GreA: MTQTSENVTWLTQEAYNQLKAELEHLSGPARTEIAAKIAAAREEGDLRENGGYHAAKEEQGKQELRVRQLTQLLETARVGEAPADDGVVEPGMVVTIAFDGDEDDTLTFLLASREYASADIETYSPQSPLGTGVNGKKIGEDAEYELPNGKFASVKILAAKPYQS; the protein is encoded by the coding sequence GTGACCCAGACCAGCGAGAACGTCACCTGGCTGACCCAGGAGGCGTACAACCAGCTCAAGGCCGAGCTGGAGCACCTGTCGGGTCCTGCGCGCACCGAGATCGCGGCCAAGATCGCCGCGGCGCGCGAAGAGGGCGACCTGCGCGAGAACGGCGGGTACCACGCGGCCAAGGAGGAGCAGGGCAAGCAGGAGCTCCGCGTCCGCCAGCTGACCCAGCTCCTGGAGACGGCCCGGGTCGGCGAGGCCCCCGCCGACGACGGTGTGGTGGAGCCGGGCATGGTCGTCACCATCGCGTTCGACGGCGACGAGGACGACACCCTGACCTTCCTGCTCGCTTCCCGTGAGTACGCGAGCGCCGACATCGAGACGTATTCGCCGCAGTCCCCGCTGGGTACCGGCGTGAACGGCAAGAAGATCGGCGAGGACGCGGAGTACGAGCTGCCGAACGGCAAGTTCGCCTCCGTCAAGATCCTCGCGGCCAAGCCGTACCAGTCCTAG
- a CDS encoding S1 family peptidase, with translation MARRFRALLLTTLVLVTGSVLSSAPASAVIGGSKSTYGPWAVRMLVDGKPACTGTAVARQWILTASHCFYEQAQPVADKRISFRVGNLDMRRGTTVRPVPRKRVGSAHADMMLVKVPPMNVPTARLATAGVHPGQAVRQYGWGATCTSDESACQSPVLKQSDLKVVRPDDPRCANHTTPGGPDFCMKKVSGIPAGGDSGGPVMTVGPRGTETLVGVFNGSDREKSAEAGEVSQQLSWIRSVIRR, from the coding sequence ATGGCGCGTCGCTTTCGTGCACTGCTGCTGACCACCCTGGTGCTGGTGACGGGCTCGGTGCTGTCGTCCGCTCCGGCCTCCGCCGTCATCGGCGGGTCGAAGAGCACCTACGGCCCGTGGGCGGTGCGCATGCTCGTCGACGGCAAGCCGGCGTGCACCGGGACGGCGGTCGCCCGCCAGTGGATCCTCACCGCCTCACACTGCTTCTACGAGCAGGCACAGCCGGTCGCCGACAAGCGGATCTCCTTCCGGGTGGGCAATCTCGACATGCGCAGGGGCACCACGGTCCGCCCCGTTCCCCGCAAGCGCGTGGGCAGCGCGCACGCCGACATGATGCTGGTCAAGGTCCCGCCGATGAACGTCCCCACGGCGCGCCTGGCCACGGCGGGCGTCCACCCCGGCCAGGCCGTGCGGCAGTACGGGTGGGGCGCCACCTGCACCAGCGATGAGAGCGCCTGCCAGTCGCCCGTCCTCAAGCAGTCGGACCTGAAGGTCGTACGTCCCGACGACCCCCGGTGCGCGAACCACACCACACCGGGCGGCCCCGACTTCTGCATGAAGAAGGTCTCCGGGATCCCCGCCGGGGGCGACTCCGGAGGCCCGGTGATGACCGTCGGCCCGCGGGGCACCGAAACCCTCGTCGGCGTCTTCAACGGCTCCGACCGGGAGAAGAGCGCGGAGGCCGGGGAGGTCTCGCAGCAGCTTTCCTGGATTCGCTCGGTGATTCGGCGATAG
- a CDS encoding thioredoxin domain-containing protein: protein MANRLAQTTSPYLLQHADNPVDWWPWSPEAFEEARERGVPVLLSVGYSACHWCHVMAHESFEDEAIAAVMNEKFVNVKVDREERPDVDAVYMEAVQAATGQGGWPMTVFLTPDAEPFYFGTYFPPEPRHGMPSFPQVLDGVHRAWTDRRGEVAEVAGKIVRDLGERQLTHNAEEKPGEDELAQALLGLTRDYDATHGGFGGAPKFPPSMAVEFLLRHYARTGAEGALQMAADTCERMARGGIYDQLGGGFARYSVDREWVVPHFEKMLYDNALLCRAYAHLWRATGSDLARRVALETADFMVRELRTNEGGFASALDADSEDPATGAHVEGAYYVWTPARLREVLGEDDAALAVERYGVTEEGTFEEGASVLQLPQGEGEQAESSVADSARLASIRERLLAARAERPAPGRDDKVVAAWNGLAIAALAEVGAYFDRPDLIAAAVGAGDLLVRLHMDDRARLARTSKDGQVGANAGVLEDYADVAEGFLALASVTGEGVWLEFAGFLLDHVLAQFVDEESGALFDTAADAEQLIRRPQDPTDNAAPSGWTAAAGALLSYAAQTGAEPHRTAAERALGIVKALGPRVPRFIGHGLAVAEAALDGPREVAVVGEVLGDLHRTALLGAAPGAVVAVGAEGSDELPLLADRPLVDGRPAAYVCRSFVCAAPTTDPAELARLLA, encoded by the coding sequence ATGGCCAACCGACTTGCGCAGACCACCTCCCCGTACCTCCTTCAGCACGCCGACAACCCCGTCGACTGGTGGCCCTGGTCGCCCGAGGCGTTCGAGGAGGCCAGGGAGCGGGGTGTGCCCGTGCTGCTCAGCGTCGGCTACAGCGCCTGCCACTGGTGCCACGTCATGGCCCACGAGTCCTTCGAGGACGAGGCGATCGCCGCGGTCATGAACGAGAAGTTCGTGAACGTCAAGGTCGATCGTGAGGAGCGGCCCGACGTCGATGCCGTCTACATGGAGGCCGTGCAGGCCGCGACGGGGCAGGGTGGGTGGCCCATGACCGTCTTCCTCACCCCGGACGCCGAGCCGTTCTACTTCGGTACGTACTTCCCGCCCGAGCCCCGGCACGGCATGCCGTCCTTCCCGCAGGTCCTGGACGGGGTGCACCGGGCGTGGACGGACCGGCGCGGTGAGGTCGCCGAGGTGGCGGGCAAGATCGTGCGGGATCTCGGTGAGCGGCAGCTCACGCACAACGCCGAGGAGAAGCCCGGTGAGGACGAGCTCGCGCAGGCGTTGCTGGGGCTGACCCGCGACTACGACGCCACGCACGGCGGATTCGGCGGCGCCCCCAAGTTCCCGCCGTCGATGGCGGTCGAGTTCCTGCTGCGGCACTACGCCCGCACGGGCGCCGAGGGCGCGCTCCAGATGGCCGCCGACACCTGCGAGCGGATGGCTCGTGGCGGGATCTACGACCAGCTCGGCGGTGGTTTCGCGCGCTACTCCGTGGACCGCGAGTGGGTCGTACCGCACTTCGAGAAGATGCTGTACGACAACGCGCTGCTGTGTCGCGCGTACGCCCATCTGTGGCGGGCCACCGGATCGGACCTGGCGCGCCGCGTCGCCCTGGAGACCGCGGACTTCATGGTCCGGGAGCTGCGGACCAACGAGGGCGGGTTCGCTTCCGCGCTCGACGCGGACAGCGAGGACCCGGCGACCGGCGCGCACGTCGAGGGTGCGTACTACGTGTGGACGCCCGCGCGGTTGCGGGAGGTCCTGGGCGAGGACGACGCCGCCCTCGCCGTGGAGCGGTATGGAGTGACGGAGGAGGGCACCTTCGAGGAGGGGGCTTCCGTCCTCCAACTCCCGCAGGGGGAGGGGGAACAGGCGGAAAGCTCGGTGGCCGACTCCGCTCGTCTCGCCTCGATCCGGGAGCGGCTGCTCGCCGCGCGTGCCGAGCGGCCCGCGCCGGGGCGTGACGACAAGGTGGTCGCCGCCTGGAACGGTCTGGCGATCGCCGCGCTCGCCGAGGTCGGCGCGTACTTCGACCGCCCCGATCTGATCGCGGCCGCGGTGGGCGCAGGGGACCTCCTCGTACGACTGCACATGGATGACCGCGCCCGGCTCGCCAGGACCTCGAAGGACGGTCAAGTCGGCGCCAACGCCGGGGTGTTGGAGGACTACGCCGACGTCGCCGAGGGCTTCCTCGCGCTGGCGTCCGTGACGGGGGAGGGCGTCTGGCTGGAGTTCGCCGGGTTCCTCCTCGATCACGTCCTCGCCCAGTTCGTGGACGAGGAGAGCGGGGCGCTGTTCGACACGGCGGCCGACGCCGAGCAGTTGATCCGCCGACCGCAGGACCCCACGGACAACGCGGCGCCCTCCGGGTGGACGGCGGCCGCGGGTGCCCTCCTGTCGTACGCGGCGCAGACCGGTGCCGAGCCGCACCGCACGGCGGCGGAGCGGGCGCTCGGCATCGTCAAGGCGCTCGGCCCGCGCGTGCCGCGCTTCATCGGCCACGGCCTCGCCGTCGCGGAGGCGGCACTCGACGGGCCGCGTGAGGTGGCGGTCGTGGGGGAGGTCCTCGGCGACCTGCACCGCACGGCGCTGCTCGGCGCGGCGCCGGGCGCGGTGGTCGCGGTGGGCGCGGAGGGCAGTGACGAGCTCCCGCTGCTCGCGGACCGGCCCCTGGTCGACGGGCGCCCCGCGGCCTACGTGTGCCGCTCCTTCGTCTGCGCCGCGCCGACCACGGACCCGGCCGAACTGGCCAGGCTGCTCGCGTAG
- a CDS encoding Mut7-C RNAse domain-containing protein has translation MNGPEILVGFAPELALFVPHERRKGPTRAVTDGASTLGHVVKSLGVPLTEVGALVVDGAEVAVGHVPAAGETVLVRAVTRPQPVPGAPLRFLLDVHLGTLARRLRLLGVDTAYESTDIGDPALAARSAAERRVLLSRDRGLLRRRELWAGAYVYSDRPDDQLRDVLGRFAPELRPWTRCGACNGTLRPATKEQVADRLEGGTKGTYDVFAECGDCARVFWRGAHHDRLEAIVGRAVEEFGVRADLA, from the coding sequence ATGAACGGTCCGGAGATCCTCGTCGGCTTCGCCCCGGAGCTGGCCCTGTTCGTCCCGCACGAGCGCAGGAAGGGCCCCACCAGGGCCGTCACGGACGGCGCGTCCACGCTCGGGCACGTCGTCAAGTCGCTCGGCGTGCCCCTGACGGAGGTCGGCGCGCTCGTGGTGGACGGCGCGGAGGTCGCCGTGGGGCACGTCCCCGCTGCGGGCGAGACCGTCCTCGTACGCGCGGTGACGCGGCCCCAGCCCGTCCCCGGCGCCCCGCTCCGCTTCCTCCTCGACGTCCATCTCGGCACGCTGGCACGGCGGCTGAGACTGCTCGGCGTCGATACGGCGTACGAGAGCACGGACATCGGCGACCCGGCCCTCGCCGCGCGCTCGGCCGCCGAACGCCGCGTCCTGCTCAGCCGCGACCGGGGCCTGCTGCGCCGCCGGGAGCTGTGGGCGGGCGCGTACGTCTACAGCGACCGCCCGGACGACCAACTCCGCGACGTCCTGGGCAGGTTCGCCCCCGAACTGCGCCCCTGGACCCGCTGCGGCGCCTGCAACGGCACGCTCCGCCCGGCCACGAAGGAACAGGTAGCGGACCGCCTGGAGGGCGGCACGAAGGGGACGTACGACGTGTTCGCCGAGTGCGGGGACTGCGCCCGCGTGTTCTGGCGGGGCGCCCATCACGATCGCCTCGAGGCGATCGTGGGGCGGGCGGTGGAGGAGTTCGGGGTCCGGGCCGACCTGGCCTGA
- a CDS encoding alpha/beta hydrolase, with translation MADKPSIVLVHGFWGGAAHWGKVIVELHGRGFGSLHAVENPLTSLADDAERTRAMVRQIDGPVLLVGHSYGGAVITEAGDLPNVTGLVYVAAFAPDAGESPGQLSQERPPAAFENIAPDSDGYLWIKQEKFHESFAQDLTADEALVMAVTQKAPLGSTFGDPVTAPAWRAKPTWYQVSTADRMIHPDNERHMAQRMAPRKTIELDASHASLASRPGPVCDLIETAAREADGA, from the coding sequence ATGGCGGACAAGCCGAGCATCGTGCTGGTGCACGGATTCTGGGGCGGTGCCGCCCACTGGGGCAAGGTCATCGTCGAACTGCACGGGCGGGGCTTCGGCTCCCTGCACGCGGTCGAGAACCCGCTGACCTCGCTGGCCGACGACGCCGAGCGCACCCGCGCCATGGTCCGGCAGATCGACGGGCCCGTGCTGCTCGTCGGGCACTCCTACGGCGGGGCGGTCATCACCGAGGCGGGTGACCTGCCCAACGTCACGGGACTCGTCTACGTCGCGGCGTTCGCGCCCGACGCCGGGGAGAGCCCCGGGCAGCTCAGCCAGGAGCGGCCGCCCGCCGCCTTCGAGAACATCGCCCCGGACTCCGACGGCTACCTGTGGATCAAGCAGGAGAAGTTCCACGAGAGCTTCGCCCAGGACCTGACCGCCGACGAGGCGCTCGTCATGGCGGTCACGCAGAAGGCACCCCTCGGCTCGACCTTCGGCGACCCCGTCACGGCCCCGGCCTGGCGCGCCAAGCCGACCTGGTACCAGGTCTCCACCGCCGACCGCATGATCCACCCCGACAACGAGCGGCACATGGCGCAGCGGATGGCCCCGCGCAAGACCATCGAACTGGACGCCAGCCACGCCTCGCTGGCCTCCCGGCCCGGCCCCGTCTGCGACCTGATCGAGACGGCGGCGCGGGAGGCCGACGGGGCCTGA
- a CDS encoding Uma2 family endonuclease: MTAEMVAPAWMHTQISAEQYDSWSEEQCAGIEIVDGMVVVSPSASKRHNRLARILANALDAAAGPDWNADTDFDVRLQDVPLTNRRPDVIVYRAETIDLTPTRPEHVLLVVEVVSPGSETTDRVVKVDQYAKAGIPFYWRVEQAATGVPIIYTYVLDPATKAYRDGEMFTGVIKAAAPFSVTVDLGAV; the protein is encoded by the coding sequence ATGACCGCCGAGATGGTGGCTCCCGCGTGGATGCACACGCAGATCAGCGCGGAGCAGTACGACTCCTGGTCCGAAGAGCAGTGCGCCGGCATCGAGATCGTGGACGGGATGGTCGTCGTGAGCCCGAGCGCCTCGAAGCGGCACAACCGGCTGGCCCGCATCCTGGCCAATGCCCTGGACGCGGCCGCGGGACCGGACTGGAACGCAGACACAGACTTTGACGTCAGGCTGCAGGACGTTCCGCTCACCAACCGCAGGCCGGACGTGATCGTCTACCGGGCGGAGACCATCGACCTCACGCCCACCCGACCCGAGCACGTGCTCCTGGTCGTCGAGGTCGTGTCGCCCGGTTCGGAGACCACCGACCGGGTCGTGAAGGTGGACCAGTACGCCAAGGCCGGCATCCCCTTCTACTGGCGGGTCGAGCAGGCCGCCACCGGTGTCCCGATCATCTACACCTACGTCCTCGACCCCGCCACCAAGGCTTACAGGGACGGCGAAATGTTCACCGGCGTGATCAAGGCTGCCGCGCCCTTCTCCGTCACTGTCGACCTGGGAGCCGTCTGA
- a CDS encoding tetratricopeptide repeat protein, which translates to MRDSHRAEAERLLARAVEEEVRRSGGRVDGGVLLSRARGGLDAMAETAAEEYGAYTAALDESQAGQLTFGQRYAREGAGTPLLVAVVAALAAGVSDLSFGTSVGTALGTGAVVAVAGAAATVLKVTAAHVPAASRRAGALNQPGGPEQLRLQWLTALEVRGIRPFLDQQRVLAASTGTRTQKKTAPQLRGTDKSAAARRRSVLEQSFTQLPENVGPFAGRRAELARIAQHVHAARASTDTRPTVVVLHGAPGSGRTSLAVRAAHELRDQFRGACVVDLRGDNPQETPLSTRDALLHLLNRLGAPREQLLFRERSSQEQQVKRLSELYHQYLTGLAVTIVLDDASDAEQVRTLIPERSDSLVLVTSREPIGLPDDLPVWLHLLPVDALDEAGAEQLLRECAEDLSGPYDAESADAVRELCGGLPLALRAAGSSLGPRTPRQLAADLAAYGPVDPVERVLWLRYTDQAEPARRLLRRLALAGRASLGAAAAAALLATDEQEAGRRLTELSRAGLVDHVRGSRYRLHDLVRAFAQARLLDEEEPAERSAAQERLIASYGELADTVIRLVDGKTSTRADQFGQHGFASLDAALRWLDDESSFITAALRHAEGVDQQAVLNLLGALCDYCLLRGDLYRLGEINELTHAIDQGLLGRSVQWRTGIAARQLGELDQSRTTLNSVVDLYFEAHQDAAAARALGSLGITLHHQGNLKEAAARLNDALELQSADELAGDRAWTLHALAAVERDRARLGQALDMLEEALVLHRASGSVHGEAWTHFQLGQLCLRRGDVPRAETELREALDLYGRTHDTRGEAWAMTQLARARLVDGDPSPAVDGLRQAVSRHRDNEDARGEAWSLYYLGQALEETGSLDQAVRDLERARTMFSRMRDVYGLACARHHSARVTRDQRAAQTGSLRNSGFARQLLVDARADFQRIGVAHGEAWTCLELVVVDAGNARAQQALALCDEAIELFGSYGDRRGEDWARFLRCTLLPYASPGGWEIGTAVAQEELSQLARAGHPVRDGKLDEYIQAYGLLLERGAELESGWQAWRLGMVPSRHAREVMGVPVPRSG; encoded by the coding sequence ATGCGGGACAGCCATCGGGCCGAGGCCGAGCGGCTGTTGGCACGGGCGGTCGAGGAGGAGGTCCGGCGTTCGGGCGGGCGCGTCGACGGGGGCGTGCTGCTCTCGCGGGCACGCGGCGGGCTCGACGCCATGGCCGAGACGGCCGCCGAAGAGTACGGCGCGTACACCGCCGCGCTCGACGAATCGCAGGCGGGACAGCTCACCTTCGGGCAGCGCTACGCCCGCGAGGGCGCGGGCACTCCCCTCCTCGTGGCCGTGGTCGCGGCGCTCGCCGCCGGGGTGTCCGACCTGTCGTTCGGCACCAGCGTGGGCACGGCACTCGGCACCGGCGCGGTCGTCGCCGTCGCGGGCGCCGCGGCCACCGTCCTGAAGGTGACGGCCGCCCACGTCCCCGCGGCCAGCAGGCGTGCCGGTGCGCTCAACCAGCCCGGCGGGCCCGAGCAGTTGAGGCTGCAGTGGCTGACCGCGCTCGAAGTGCGCGGCATCCGGCCCTTCCTCGACCAGCAGCGCGTCCTCGCCGCGTCGACCGGTACCCGTACGCAGAAGAAGACCGCGCCCCAGCTGCGCGGCACGGACAAGAGCGCGGCGGCGCGCAGGCGTTCCGTCCTTGAGCAGTCCTTCACGCAACTCCCGGAGAACGTCGGCCCGTTCGCGGGCCGCAGGGCCGAACTCGCGCGGATCGCGCAGCACGTGCACGCGGCCCGCGCCAGCACCGACACCCGGCCCACCGTCGTCGTCCTGCACGGCGCGCCGGGCTCGGGGCGCACCTCGCTCGCGGTGCGGGCCGCGCACGAGCTGCGCGACCAGTTCCGCGGCGCGTGCGTGGTGGACCTGCGCGGCGACAACCCGCAGGAGACGCCGCTGTCCACCCGCGACGCCCTGCTGCATCTGCTCAACCGCCTCGGCGCCCCGCGCGAGCAGCTCCTCTTCCGCGAGCGTTCCTCGCAGGAACAGCAGGTCAAGCGGCTCAGCGAGCTCTACCACCAGTATCTGACCGGCCTCGCCGTCACCATCGTCCTCGACGACGCGAGCGACGCCGAGCAGGTCCGCACGCTCATCCCCGAGCGCTCCGACAGCCTCGTCCTCGTCACCTCGCGGGAGCCCATCGGGCTCCCCGACGACCTGCCCGTCTGGCTGCACCTGCTGCCGGTCGACGCGCTCGACGAGGCGGGCGCCGAGCAGCTCCTGCGCGAGTGCGCCGAGGATCTTTCGGGACCGTACGACGCCGAATCCGCCGACGCCGTACGGGAGTTGTGCGGCGGCCTGCCGCTCGCCCTGCGCGCCGCGGGTTCCTCGCTCGGTCCGCGTACGCCGCGCCAACTGGCCGCCGACCTCGCGGCGTACGGCCCGGTCGACCCCGTGGAGCGCGTCCTGTGGCTGCGCTACACCGACCAGGCCGAGCCCGCCCGGCGTCTGCTGCGCCGCCTCGCGCTCGCCGGGCGGGCCTCGCTCGGCGCGGCCGCGGCGGCCGCGCTGCTCGCCACCGACGAGCAGGAGGCAGGGCGCCGCCTCACCGAGCTGTCCCGCGCCGGGCTCGTCGACCACGTGCGCGGCAGCCGCTACCGCCTGCACGACCTGGTGCGCGCCTTCGCCCAGGCCCGCCTCCTCGACGAGGAGGAGCCCGCCGAGCGCAGCGCCGCGCAGGAACGTCTCATCGCCAGCTACGGCGAGCTCGCCGACACCGTCATCCGCCTCGTCGACGGCAAGACGTCCACCCGCGCGGACCAGTTCGGCCAGCACGGCTTCGCGTCCCTGGACGCGGCGCTGCGCTGGCTCGACGACGAGTCGAGCTTCATCACCGCCGCGCTGCGCCACGCGGAGGGCGTCGACCAGCAGGCCGTACTCAACCTGCTGGGCGCCCTGTGCGACTACTGCCTGCTGCGCGGCGATCTCTACCGCCTCGGCGAGATCAACGAACTGACCCACGCCATCGACCAAGGGCTGCTCGGCCGCAGCGTGCAGTGGCGCACCGGCATCGCCGCCCGTCAGCTCGGCGAACTCGACCAGTCCCGTACGACGCTGAACTCCGTCGTCGACCTCTACTTCGAGGCCCACCAGGACGCGGCGGCCGCCCGGGCGCTCGGCTCGCTGGGCATCACGCTGCACCACCAGGGCAACCTCAAGGAGGCGGCCGCGCGCCTCAACGACGCGCTGGAGCTCCAGTCCGCCGACGAGCTGGCGGGCGACCGCGCCTGGACGCTGCACGCGCTCGCGGCGGTGGAACGCGACCGCGCCCGCCTCGGGCAGGCCCTCGACATGCTGGAGGAGGCGCTGGTCCTGCACCGGGCGAGCGGCTCCGTGCACGGCGAGGCGTGGACGCACTTCCAGCTCGGCCAGCTCTGTCTGCGCAGGGGCGACGTGCCGCGCGCGGAGACCGAGCTGCGCGAGGCCCTCGATCTGTACGGCCGCACCCACGACACCCGCGGCGAGGCCTGGGCTATGACGCAGCTGGCCAGGGCCCGTCTGGTGGACGGCGATCCCTCGCCCGCGGTCGACGGACTGCGCCAGGCGGTCTCCCGGCACCGCGACAACGAGGACGCGCGCGGCGAGGCGTGGTCCCTGTACTACCTCGGCCAGGCCCTGGAGGAGACCGGCAGCCTCGACCAGGCGGTGCGCGACCTGGAGCGGGCCCGCACGATGTTCTCGCGGATGCGGGACGTGTACGGCCTGGCCTGCGCGCGCCACCACTCCGCGCGCGTCACCCGTGACCAGCGCGCCGCCCAGACGGGTTCGCTGCGCAATTCCGGCTTCGCCCGCCAGCTCCTGGTGGACGCCCGCGCCGACTTCCAGCGGATCGGCGTGGCGCACGGCGAGGCGTGGACCTGTCTGGAACTGGTCGTCGTGGACGCGGGCAACGCCCGCGCCCAGCAGGCGCTCGCCCTCTGCGACGAGGCGATCGAGCTCTTCGGCTCGTACGGCGACCGGCGCGGCGAGGACTGGGCCCGCTTCCTGCGCTGCACCCTGCTGCCGTACGCGTCGCCCGGCGGCTGGGAGATCGGCACGGCGGTCGCCCAGGAGGAGCTGAGCCAGCTGGCCCGCGCGGGCCACCCGGTCCGCGACGGCAAGCTCGACGAGTACATCCAGGCATACGGCCTGCTCCTGGAGCGCGGCGCCGAGCTGGAGTCGGGCTGGCAGGCCTGGCGCCTCGGCATGGTCCCGAGCCGCCACGCGCGGGAGGTGATGGGCGTCCCGGTTCCCCGGTCGGGCTGA
- a CDS encoding DUF4307 domain-containing protein: MAAVGSKLPEGRYGRSRTADEAADRKLKLVGAVLGVLFLGGIGWLGYSYIDGTKISAEIIKFDVVSDDSVEVHLEVRKDADTKGYCTLRSQSEDGAEVGRADFRFDQRQDRIDKRVTLRTKAPATSAELLGCHSD; encoded by the coding sequence ATGGCGGCGGTGGGCTCGAAGCTCCCCGAGGGCCGATACGGCCGCTCGCGTACGGCCGACGAGGCCGCCGATCGCAAGCTCAAGCTGGTGGGCGCCGTGCTCGGGGTCCTCTTCCTCGGGGGCATCGGCTGGCTCGGTTACAGCTACATCGACGGTACGAAGATCAGCGCCGAGATCATCAAGTTCGACGTCGTCTCGGACGACTCCGTCGAGGTGCACCTCGAAGTGCGCAAGGACGCCGACACCAAGGGCTACTGCACGCTGCGCTCGCAGTCCGAGGACGGCGCCGAGGTGGGCCGCGCGGACTTCCGCTTCGACCAGCGGCAGGACCGCATCGACAAGCGCGTCACGCTGCGTACGAAGGCTCCGGCCACCAGCGCCGAGCTGCTGGGCTGCCACTCCGACTGA